A region from the Lentisphaera profundi genome encodes:
- a CDS encoding adenosylcobinamide-GDP ribazoletransferase, giving the protein MFKSFLMALSTLTCLPIPYRLYENADAKRSAAFYPLIGLVLGLVVAGFALLLNELFSAKFNALIILFLTQAISKAFHLDGLADCADAFWSSRSKERKLEIMKDSHIGVMGALAIVFILLAKYVFY; this is encoded by the coding sequence ATGTTTAAGAGTTTTTTAATGGCTTTGTCTACGCTGACTTGCCTGCCGATTCCCTATCGTTTATATGAAAATGCCGATGCCAAAAGAAGCGCGGCTTTTTATCCTCTTATAGGCTTAGTTCTCGGACTTGTAGTAGCGGGCTTCGCGCTCTTACTAAATGAGCTGTTTTCGGCGAAGTTTAATGCTCTCATTATTCTATTTCTTACACAGGCTATCTCTAAAGCTTTTCACCTAGATGGATTAGCAGATTGCGCCGATGCTTTTTGGTCGAGCCGCTCGAAGGAAAGAAAACTAGAGATTATGAAAGATAGCCACATAGGAGTTATGGGCGCCCTCGCAATAGTCTTTATTCTATTGGCGAAGTATGTTTTTTATTAG
- a CDS encoding adenosylcobinamide-GDP ribazoletransferase, which translates to MGEVCFLLACFSQRPQLLFLSVLLMIFSGRCSLSFHMFLIKAKSEGLGNAFWNPKSAFVAIGFYLLTAFVLASFSIPLKLTLSTLVIVILSNIIWARYVKKHIDYGSGDTLGAACELGGLTALISIHELVPLISRFI; encoded by the coding sequence ATTGGCGAAGTATGTTTTTTATTAGCCTGCTTTAGCCAAAGACCACAATTGCTTTTTCTCAGTGTATTGCTGATGATCTTCTCGGGACGTTGCAGTTTGAGTTTTCACATGTTCTTAATTAAAGCAAAGAGTGAGGGCTTAGGCAATGCGTTTTGGAACCCTAAGTCAGCTTTTGTCGCCATCGGTTTTTACTTACTCACGGCCTTTGTTTTAGCCAGCTTTTCCATCCCACTAAAATTAACACTATCTACTTTAGTTATTGTTATTCTTAGCAACATTATTTGGGCTCGATACGTAAAAAAACACATTGACTACGGCTCTGGTGATACTTTAGGTGCCGCCTGTGAGTTAGGAGGATTAACGGCATTGATTAGTATCCATGAATTAGTACCACTTATATCCAGATTTATATAG
- a CDS encoding M28 family peptidase, with protein sequence MKFIKKILIRLGKSIISIVFVLAICLASIWAFLHKPWLKAEAKHETQVQVDPERMKEIVKLFSERFHPRSYRDHVALLATGKTIQKRFESTQGKVEVQKFSVSIEEKSKTVSKEYFNVSCLFGEGKGSRIIVGAHYDSHDMTPGADDNASGVAGLLELAYLLDAEKELNCEIELVAYSLEEPPFFATGDMGSAHHAQKISDEKIDVKAVLILEMIGYFTEEANSQDYPTPLFKLLYPSVGNFIAIVGKLDQGKITGQVKQSFMTVENLKVQSINAPAQIPGIDFSDHRNYWAKGYQAVMITDTAFYRNKEYHTANDTWDRLNYEQMALVVQATFNTLMNLSKPNSEEPKK encoded by the coding sequence ATGAAATTCATTAAAAAAATATTAATACGCCTAGGGAAATCAATCATTTCGATTGTTTTTGTACTAGCGATTTGTTTGGCTTCGATTTGGGCTTTTTTGCACAAGCCCTGGCTCAAAGCAGAAGCTAAGCATGAAACACAAGTCCAAGTTGATCCTGAACGAATGAAGGAGATTGTCAAACTATTTTCCGAGCGCTTTCATCCTCGATCTTACCGAGATCATGTGGCACTCTTGGCAACGGGGAAAACGATCCAAAAGCGTTTTGAGTCAACTCAAGGAAAAGTGGAAGTTCAAAAGTTTTCCGTCAGTATTGAAGAGAAGTCAAAAACGGTATCTAAAGAATATTTTAACGTATCCTGCCTTTTCGGTGAAGGTAAAGGCTCACGGATTATTGTGGGGGCTCATTATGATTCTCATGATATGACTCCCGGTGCCGATGATAATGCCTCGGGCGTAGCGGGACTTCTAGAATTAGCGTATTTACTTGATGCGGAAAAAGAGCTTAATTGTGAAATTGAATTAGTCGCTTACTCATTAGAAGAACCGCCATTTTTTGCCACAGGAGATATGGGTAGTGCTCATCATGCTCAGAAAATTTCGGATGAAAAAATTGATGTGAAGGCAGTCCTTATACTAGAGATGATTGGTTACTTTACCGAAGAAGCCAATTCTCAAGATTATCCAACACCCTTATTTAAATTGCTTTATCCCAGTGTGGGTAATTTTATTGCTATTGTGGGGAAATTGGATCAAGGCAAAATTACGGGTCAAGTAAAGCAATCTTTCATGACGGTAGAAAATTTAAAAGTGCAATCGATTAATGCTCCGGCACAAATCCCCGGGATAGATTTTTCTGATCATAGAAATTATTGGGCTAAAGGTTATCAGGCAGTCATGATTACTGATACGGCTTTTTATCGAAACAAAGAGTATCACACCGCGAATGATACTTGGGATCGCCTCAATTATGAGCAGATGGCCCTCGTCGTACAGGCAACTTTCAATACACTAATGAACCTCTCCAAACCAAATTCTGAAGAGCCAAAGAAATAA
- the cobT gene encoding nicotinate-nucleotide--dimethylbenzimidazole phosphoribosyltransferase, whose protein sequence is MFKSLEIRPLNQSFANAAKQRLDELAIPLGALGDLGDLAVKLMISQKSLTPTFKNRELYLCAADHGIASQGVSKYPQITDKILACASHSGAVINALCETHNCTLSLFDCGLINEPKTGSVKIFTRVIAQGGTKDFSIEPAMSSEQCLKALENGIELGKTSSSDLILLGEMGIGNTSSASAIYAKLEGLQAIDCVGAGTGLDDEGIQHKAKLIQQGLGRFSIDELAEPAAAFEVLRQVGGFELATLVGISLGAASCGKLILLDGFLSAVVALLAKSFNAHVLDYMIASHRSHEKAHEELLKLLNKKPLLDLNMRLGEGSGAVLALPLIDSVCSILENTMTLNEALDV, encoded by the coding sequence ATGTTTAAAAGTCTAGAGATAAGGCCTCTGAATCAAAGCTTTGCGAATGCCGCAAAACAACGTTTAGATGAATTAGCAATTCCATTAGGCGCATTAGGCGACCTAGGTGACTTAGCCGTTAAACTAATGATTTCTCAAAAATCACTGACGCCAACGTTCAAGAACCGAGAACTCTATTTATGTGCAGCGGATCATGGTATAGCCTCTCAGGGCGTTAGCAAATACCCACAAATTACTGATAAAATCCTCGCTTGTGCGAGTCATAGTGGTGCGGTGATTAATGCTCTTTGTGAAACTCATAATTGCACTTTATCCTTGTTCGATTGTGGTTTAATCAATGAGCCAAAGACTGGCAGTGTCAAAATTTTCACTCGAGTAATTGCTCAAGGTGGCACAAAAGACTTTTCAATCGAACCAGCCATGAGTTCAGAACAATGTTTAAAGGCACTTGAAAATGGTATAGAGTTAGGGAAAACAAGTTCAAGCGACTTAATTCTGTTGGGGGAGATGGGGATAGGAAATACCAGTTCTGCGAGTGCGATTTACGCAAAGTTAGAAGGTTTACAAGCCATTGACTGTGTCGGCGCGGGTACCGGCTTAGATGATGAGGGTATCCAACATAAAGCAAAGTTAATTCAGCAAGGACTCGGTCGTTTTTCGATAGATGAATTAGCCGAGCCAGCCGCTGCTTTTGAAGTTTTGCGACAAGTAGGGGGCTTTGAATTAGCGACTCTTGTGGGAATCAGCCTTGGAGCAGCAAGTTGTGGTAAACTGATCCTACTCGACGGCTTTTTGTCTGCGGTAGTTGCGCTCCTCGCAAAGTCCTTCAACGCTCATGTGCTAGATTATATGATAGCGAGCCATCGCAGCCACGAAAAAGCCCATGAAGAGCTCTTAAAACTTTTAAATAAAAAACCTTTGCTCGATCTAAATATGCGACTAGGAGAAGGGAGTGGGGCAGTTTTAGCTTTGCCACTGATTGATAGCGTCTGTTCTATATTAGAGAATACCATGACCTTAAATGAGGCACTAGATGTTTAA
- a CDS encoding phosphoserine transaminase, whose product MNKPTVKPACPNFSSGPCAKHPGYSVDKLTLDTLGRSHRSAVGKSTLKYAIDKSKELLGLPEGYRLGIVPASDTGAVEMFLWSALGERPVDVCFWESFGQGWMTDIVKQLKLADVRQFKAEYGELPDLTQTNPDHDIVFTWNGTTSGVRVNNADWIADDRKGLTICDATSACFAMDMPWEKLDVVTYSWQKVLGSEGGHGVIILSPRAVERLESYDAGRPLPKIFRMTKGGALIEGIFTGATINTPSMLAVADYVDALNWAESEGGVAGLIKRSEANAAVIADFVAKHDWIDFLAKSEETNSTTSVCLTLDLDADKIKAMIKLLANEDAAYDIGAYRDAPSGLRIWCGATVEASDVEALMPWLEWAYNEVK is encoded by the coding sequence ATGAATAAACCAACAGTAAAACCAGCCTGTCCTAACTTTTCTTCCGGTCCTTGCGCTAAGCATCCCGGTTATTCTGTCGATAAATTGACTCTCGATACACTCGGTCGTTCACACCGTTCTGCAGTCGGCAAAAGCACTCTTAAATATGCTATTGATAAATCAAAAGAACTTTTGGGTCTTCCAGAAGGTTACCGTTTGGGAATTGTTCCTGCTTCTGATACTGGCGCAGTAGAGATGTTTCTCTGGTCAGCACTCGGTGAGCGTCCTGTAGATGTTTGTTTCTGGGAATCATTCGGCCAAGGCTGGATGACTGACATTGTTAAACAACTCAAACTTGCCGATGTTCGTCAGTTTAAAGCTGAATACGGTGAACTTCCTGACCTCACGCAAACTAACCCTGATCACGATATTGTTTTCACTTGGAATGGTACGACTTCTGGCGTTCGCGTTAATAATGCTGACTGGATTGCTGACGACCGTAAAGGTTTAACTATTTGCGATGCAACTTCTGCGTGTTTCGCAATGGACATGCCTTGGGAAAAACTTGATGTTGTGACTTACTCTTGGCAGAAAGTTCTCGGCAGTGAAGGTGGTCATGGTGTGATCATTTTGAGTCCACGTGCTGTTGAGCGTCTTGAAAGCTATGATGCTGGCCGTCCTCTTCCTAAAATTTTCCGTATGACTAAAGGCGGAGCACTTATCGAAGGTATCTTTACTGGTGCAACGATCAATACACCTTCAATGCTTGCAGTGGCTGACTACGTCGATGCACTTAATTGGGCAGAAAGCGAAGGTGGTGTAGCAGGTTTAATTAAACGTTCAGAAGCTAATGCCGCAGTCATTGCTGACTTCGTTGCTAAGCATGACTGGATTGACTTCCTCGCAAAATCTGAGGAGACTAACTCTACGACTTCCGTTTGTCTTACACTCGACCTCGATGCTGACAAAATCAAAGCTATGATTAAGCTTCTTGCTAATGAAGATGCTGCTTATGATATCGGCGCTTACCGCGATGCGCCATCTGGTCTGCGTATCTGGTGTGGCGCTACGGTTGAGGCTTCTGATGTTGAAGCTCTCATGCCTTGGTTAGAATGGGCTTATAACGAAGTTAAATAA